From a region of the Takifugu flavidus isolate HTHZ2018 chromosome 20, ASM371156v2, whole genome shotgun sequence genome:
- the LOC130517362 gene encoding bcl-2-like protein 1: protein MSNRELVENYLIYKLSQKYPGTVSPPAGTGREALNAALRSMANKYEQDFMEQAGDLSPYVAVTRNKAGFNKVMDDMFRDEINWGTVVGLFVVGGATYVQSFEGGASEPVCHVADWMTDYLDQRINPWIESQGGWDCFVTIYGEDACTNRAQEDRRKWILGGLVVLAGVLIIVTKNYGTLRKAFSNFMSYWS, encoded by the exons ATGTCTAATAGAGAGCTGGTAGAGAACTATTTAATCTACAAACTCTCTCAGAAATACCCAGGCACTGTGTCTCCACCCGCAGGTACTGGCAGAGAGGCTTTGAATGCAGCTCTTCGGAGCATGGCAAATAAGTACGAGCAGGACTTTATGGAGCAAGCGGGTGACCTCTCCCCATACGTCGCCGTGACTAGGAACAAGGCAGGTTTTAACAAGGTGATGGACGACATGTTCAGAGATGAAATCAACTGGGGAACAGTTGTAGGTCTTTTTGTCGTGGGCGGCGCCACTTATGTGCAATCTTTCGAGGGCGGCGCAAGTGAACCGGTTTGCCACGTTGCAGACTGGATGACAGATTACCTGGACCAACGGATTAATCCATGGATCGAGAGTCAAGGAGGATGG GACTGCTTTGTTACCATTTATGGGGAAGACGCCTGCACAAACAGAGCTCAGGAAGACAGGCGTAAATGGATACTGGGCGGACTGGTGGTGCTGGCTGGTGTTTTGATCATTGTTACAAAAAATTATGGTACATTGCGTAAGGCATTTTCAAATTTTATGTCTTATTGGTCATAG